A stretch of Blattabacterium cuenoti DNA encodes these proteins:
- the murA gene encoding UDP-N-acetylglucosamine 1-carboxyvinyltransferase yields the protein MGTFQIKGGFSLKGEIKPQGAKNETLQVLCAVLLTTEKLRIKNIPEIGDVECLMKILGYLGVIIKKNGIGDYTFQAKNINIEYLNTKKFREYGKSIRGSILIAGPLLTRFGKVCIPIPGGDRIGRRRIDVHLTGLKLLGSFISYHRDYQYFDLHTNNKRLIGKYILMEEASITGTANVIMAATLAKGKTIIYNAACEPYIQQLCKLLNKMGSKITGIGSNLIHITGVKELGGGTHTILPDMVEIGSWIGLAAITCSEIRIKNVSWYNLGIIPNIFRKMGIQLEKEKDDIYIPVQKYYQIKKLLNNTILTISDSPWPGLSPDLLSILTVVATQAKGSVLIHQKMFESRLFFVDKLIEMGAQIILCDPHRATVIGLNHESYLRGSILNSPDIRAGISLLIAALSAKGTSIIKNIDQIDRGYENIDQRLRILGAQIERMEIE from the coding sequence ATGGGTACATTTCAAATAAAAGGAGGTTTTTCTTTAAAAGGAGAAATAAAACCACAAGGTGCTAAGAATGAAACTTTACAAGTATTATGTGCTGTATTGTTAACTACAGAAAAATTAAGAATCAAAAACATTCCAGAAATAGGGGATGTGGAATGTTTAATGAAAATACTTGGATATTTAGGAGTTATAATAAAAAAAAATGGGATTGGAGATTATACTTTTCAAGCAAAAAATATTAATATAGAATATTTAAATACGAAAAAATTCCGTGAGTATGGAAAATCCATTAGAGGTTCTATACTGATTGCAGGTCCTTTACTGACTAGATTTGGAAAAGTTTGTATTCCTATACCTGGAGGAGATAGAATAGGAAGACGTCGTATAGATGTTCATCTAACAGGATTAAAATTATTAGGAAGTTTTATTTCTTACCATAGAGATTATCAATATTTTGATTTACATACAAATAATAAAAGATTAATAGGAAAATATATTTTAATGGAAGAAGCTTCTATTACGGGAACAGCTAATGTAATAATGGCTGCTACTTTAGCAAAAGGAAAAACTATTATATATAATGCGGCTTGTGAACCATATATACAACAATTATGCAAATTGTTAAATAAAATGGGATCTAAAATTACAGGTATAGGATCTAATTTAATTCATATAACCGGAGTAAAAGAATTGGGGGGAGGAACACATACTATACTACCTGATATGGTAGAAATAGGAAGTTGGATAGGGTTGGCTGCAATTACTTGTTCAGAAATAAGAATTAAAAATGTCAGTTGGTATAATTTAGGAATTATTCCAAATATTTTTAGAAAAATGGGAATTCAATTAGAAAAAGAAAAAGATGATATTTATATTCCGGTACAAAAATATTATCAAATTAAAAAATTATTAAACAATACAATATTAACTATATCAGACTCTCCATGGCCAGGATTATCTCCAGATTTATTGAGCATTTTAACTGTAGTGGCTACTCAAGCGAAAGGAAGTGTTTTAATTCATCAAAAAATGTTCGAAAGCAGGTTGTTTTTTGTAGATAAACTTATTGAAATGGGTGCACAAATTATATTATGTGATCCTCATAGGGCTACTGTCATTGGATTAAATCATGAATCTTATCTTCGTGGATCTATATTAAACTCTCCAGATATAAGAGCTGGAATATCCCTTCTCATAGCCGCCCTTTCAGCTAAAGGAACTAGTATTATTAAGAATATAGATCAAATAGATAGAGGATATGAAAATATTGATCAAAGATTACGTATCCTAGGAGCACAAATAGAAAGAATGGAAATAGAATAA
- the greA gene encoding transcription elongation factor GreA: MEKFEYITKEGLIKLQKEIERLENIERPKISMQIAEARDKGDLSENAEYDAIKEAQGFLEMNIAKLKKKLSNARIIDESQINRTRVSILSTVRVKNLTHGGEQIYTLVPEGEADLKSGKISINTPISTGLLGKQVGQIAHIKLPNKMILDYEILEIAFSE; encoded by the coding sequence ATGGAAAAATTTGAGTATATAACTAAGGAAGGATTAATAAAATTACAAAAAGAAATAGAGAGATTAGAAAATATAGAACGACCAAAAATATCAATGCAAATAGCCGAAGCTAGAGATAAAGGAGACCTTTCAGAAAATGCAGAATATGATGCAATTAAAGAAGCACAGGGTTTTTTAGAAATGAATATAGCTAAATTAAAAAAAAAATTATCTAATGCACGTATTATAGACGAATCTCAAATAAATAGAACGAGAGTTTCTATTCTTTCTACAGTAAGAGTAAAAAATTTAACTCATGGAGGAGAACAAATATATACTTTAGTTCCAGAAGGAGAGGCTGATTTGAAATCAGGTAAAATATCTATAAATACTCCTATATCTACAGGATTATTAGGAAAACAAGTAGGTCAAATTGCTCATATTAAATTACCTAATAAAATGATACTTGATTATGAAATTTTAGAAATAGCGTTTAGTGAATAA
- a CDS encoding HIT family protein, with protein sequence MNKNIFQKIIKNEIFAYKVAENSDHLAFLDIHPVKIGHTLVIPKKSNRDKIFSLTEKQFISIMSFTRKVAIGIKKTVPCNRIGIFVMGFEIPHVHIHLIPMDQENDGNFSKERIILSKTKFQFLSKKIKKSIEI encoded by the coding sequence GTGAATAAAAATATATTTCAAAAAATAATCAAAAATGAAATTTTTGCTTATAAAGTAGCAGAAAATTCTGATCATTTAGCTTTTTTGGATATTCATCCAGTAAAAATAGGACATACTTTGGTAATACCAAAAAAAAGCAATAGAGATAAAATTTTTTCTCTTACTGAAAAACAATTTATCTCTATTATGTCTTTTACAAGAAAAGTCGCTATAGGTATAAAAAAAACAGTTCCTTGCAATCGTATAGGAATATTTGTAATGGGATTTGAAATTCCTCATGTACATATTCATCTTATTCCTATGGATCAAGAAAATGATGGAAATTTTTCTAAAGAAAGAATAATCTTATCCAAAACAAAATTTCAATTTTTATCAAAAAAGATAAAAAAATCTATTGAAATATAA
- a CDS encoding type III pantothenate kinase: MLLTINIGNSSIRFGLFNNNYNLKCNYSWIINSNPHRSLDEYILLFRNIYQQYGIFSKKIQNIVIGSVVPSLTSIVEESLYEIHKIKPMIVDRYSYSPIKHHSHQLGTDLYSNAIAAYTLYKNKNTILVVDFGTALSFTCIDKYGKLKGIIITPGVNSSLTSLIGNTAQLSQIELKKPSSILGQYTETCIQSGMIYGYLSMVEGLINRVNQELKTNCFVIATGGLSHIYTPLTNKIHLKDKLHTIKGLKILFHCNH, encoded by the coding sequence ATGTTATTAACAATAAATATTGGAAATTCTAGTATTCGTTTTGGACTATTCAATAATAATTATAATTTAAAATGTAATTACTCATGGATTATTAATAGTAATCCACATAGATCATTAGATGAATATATTTTATTATTTAGAAATATATATCAACAGTATGGTATTTTTTCAAAAAAAATACAAAATATTGTTATTGGATCTGTAGTCCCTTCTCTTACAAGTATTGTAGAAGAATCTTTATATGAAATACATAAAATAAAACCTATGATAGTAGATAGATATTCATATTCTCCTATAAAACACCATTCTCATCAATTAGGAACAGATTTGTATTCCAATGCAATAGCTGCATATACATTGTACAAGAATAAAAATACGATTTTAGTAGTCGATTTTGGAACAGCATTAAGCTTTACTTGCATCGATAAATATGGTAAACTTAAAGGGATTATTATTACTCCTGGAGTAAATAGTTCTTTAACCTCTTTGATTGGAAATACGGCACAGTTATCACAAATTGAATTAAAAAAACCTTCCAGTATATTAGGACAATATACAGAAACATGTATTCAAAGTGGTATGATATATGGATATCTAAGTATGGTAGAAGGATTAATAAATAGGGTAAATCAAGAATTAAAAACAAATTGTTTTGTAATTGCAACTGGAGGCCTTTCCCATATATATACTCCTTTAACAAATAAAATTCATTTAAAAGATAAACTACATACAATCAAAGGATTAAAAATCCTATTTCATTGTAATCATTAA
- a CDS encoding alpha/beta fold hydrolase, with protein MNNKINLKIEGIGIPIVLLHGFMESLEVWNFIYHSSISNKYRVISIDFPGHGKSCFSFSRKQIFTMEENAKIVKEILDKENIQKAIFVGHSMGGYIAIALAEKYPEIFLGLCFLHSTAESDSLKKKKQRIQSIQLAKNNYPLFISTSINKLFNPKKISFFQKEITYIKKIAYNLSIDSIISFLKGMSIRKDRKFLIQNTIFPKLYIIGLYDLILDEKKIREEAKNGNKTDFVEIDTGHMGHIEKPKEIIKILENFISSI; from the coding sequence ATGAATAATAAAATAAATTTAAAAATAGAAGGGATAGGGATTCCAATAGTATTATTACACGGATTTATGGAAAGTTTAGAAGTTTGGAATTTTATATATCATTCTTCTATTTCTAATAAATATAGAGTTATTTCAATTGATTTTCCTGGTCATGGAAAAAGTTGTTTTTCTTTTTCTAGAAAACAGATTTTTACTATGGAAGAAAATGCAAAAATAGTAAAGGAAATTTTAGATAAAGAAAATATACAAAAAGCAATTTTTGTTGGACATTCTATGGGGGGATATATCGCTATAGCTCTTGCAGAAAAGTATCCAGAAATTTTTTTAGGACTATGTTTTCTTCATTCTACAGCAGAATCAGATTCCCTTAAAAAAAAAAAACAAAGAATACAATCAATTCAATTAGCCAAAAATAATTATCCTTTATTTATATCCACTAGTATAAATAAATTATTTAATCCTAAAAAAATAAGTTTTTTTCAAAAAGAAATTACTTACATAAAAAAAATAGCTTATAATTTATCTATTGATAGTATAATTTCTTTTTTAAAAGGAATGTCGATTCGTAAAGATAGAAAATTCTTAATTCAGAATACTATTTTTCCGAAACTATATATCATTGGGTTATATGATTTAATCCTAGATGAAAAAAAAATTCGTGAAGAAGCAAAAAATGGAAATAAAACTGATTTTGTTGAAATAGATACAGGACATATGGGGCATATAGAAAAACCAAAAGAAATAATAAAAATATTAGAAAATTTTATCAGTTCTATTTGA
- a CDS encoding 5-formyltetrahydrofolate cyclo-ligase produces the protein MNKEKLRKKYFFYRKSISQEEVTKMSYKIFFQIKKILYLWEKKYYHIFLPIQKNKEVDTFMIIDFLLKKGKYIIVPSSNFHLISIENCFFNKNTSLFKNKHGILEPIYKHIVSISLIEVIFIPLLIFDLKGFRVGYGKGFYDRLIPLCRKNVIKIGLSFFPPVKEIINIHEKDLFLNIGVTTDRIFFFKKGSVKKNF, from the coding sequence ATGAATAAAGAAAAATTGCGTAAAAAATATTTTTTTTATAGAAAATCGATATCTCAAGAAGAAGTTACAAAAATGAGTTATAAAATATTTTTTCAGATAAAAAAAATATTGTATTTATGGGAAAAAAAATATTACCATATTTTTTTGCCTATACAAAAAAATAAAGAAGTAGATACTTTTATGATTATTGATTTTCTTCTAAAAAAAGGAAAATATATAATAGTACCATCCTCTAATTTTCATCTTATTTCCATAGAAAATTGTTTTTTTAATAAGAATACTTCATTATTCAAAAATAAACATGGAATTTTAGAACCTATATATAAACATATTGTTTCCATATCTTTAATTGAAGTTATATTTATTCCATTATTGATCTTTGATTTAAAAGGATTTCGCGTAGGTTATGGAAAAGGTTTTTATGATAGATTGATTCCTTTATGTAGAAAAAATGTAATTAAAATAGGGTTAAGTTTTTTTCCTCCTGTAAAAGAAATTATAAATATTCATGAAAAAGACCTATTTTTAAACATAGGAGTAACAACTGACCGTATTTTTTTCTTTAAGAAAGGTTCAGTAAAAAAAAACTTTTAA
- the rseP gene encoding RIP metalloprotease RseP: protein MISILIRSIQLLLSISILIIIHELGHFIIAQAFKVRVERFFLFFDPWFSIFKKKIGHTVYGIGWLPLGGYVKISGMMIDDKTSKNESKDWEFRSKSAIKRFLIISGGILFNILLSIFIFTCLIFQYGETYLPTKNVKYGIEVDSLGKKMGLKNGDKILFVNGKYISYFNDIPKAIIFGNSVTVNRMGKIIKLSLNHQKKKFFFDRKKLSFFIQPRVPPIIHYVMKNSVAEKYGLRNNDEILGINSEFILFSDQLKELLSKYKNENILISINRNGRFLKKNIFISQRGILGIYLKNFMELDRIFSFEKKNYTFFQSIPNGINRTWNVLKHQIFFFKNIFHIETKAYKQIGSFFSMAKEFPSKWNWDIFWTFTATLSIWIAFLNLFPIPSLDGGYMLFIIIEMISKKKINEKIIERCTIFGFLIISLIMIFIVIWDILKVFFY, encoded by the coding sequence ATGATATCTATTTTGATTAGATCAATACAATTATTACTTAGTATTTCTATATTAATTATTATTCATGAATTAGGTCATTTTATTATAGCTCAAGCTTTTAAAGTTCGTGTAGAAAGATTTTTTTTATTTTTTGATCCTTGGTTTTCCATTTTCAAAAAAAAAATAGGACATACTGTTTATGGAATAGGGTGGTTACCTTTAGGAGGATATGTTAAAATATCTGGAATGATGATAGATGATAAAACGTCAAAAAATGAAAGTAAAGATTGGGAATTTCGTTCTAAGTCAGCAATAAAAAGATTTTTAATTATTTCTGGAGGTATTCTTTTTAATATATTATTATCTATTTTCATTTTTACTTGTTTAATATTTCAATATGGAGAAACTTATCTTCCTACAAAAAACGTTAAATACGGAATAGAAGTAGATTCTTTGGGGAAAAAGATGGGATTAAAAAATGGGGATAAAATTTTATTTGTAAACGGAAAATATATTTCATATTTCAATGATATTCCTAAAGCCATTATTTTTGGAAATTCTGTTACTGTAAATCGTATGGGGAAAATCATTAAACTATCATTAAATCATCAGAAAAAAAAATTTTTTTTTGATAGGAAAAAACTAAGTTTTTTTATTCAACCTCGTGTTCCTCCCATAATTCATTATGTAATGAAAAATTCCGTAGCGGAAAAATACGGATTAAGAAATAATGATGAAATATTAGGAATCAATTCAGAATTCATTCTTTTCTCTGACCAACTGAAAGAATTATTATCAAAATATAAAAACGAAAATATTTTAATTTCTATCAATAGAAATGGAAGATTTTTAAAAAAAAATATTTTCATCAGTCAGAGAGGAATATTAGGGATTTACTTGAAAAATTTTATGGAATTAGATCGTATTTTTTCATTTGAAAAAAAGAATTATACTTTTTTTCAAAGTATTCCTAATGGAATTAATAGAACTTGGAATGTTTTAAAACATCAAATATTTTTTTTTAAAAATATTTTTCATATAGAAACTAAAGCTTACAAACAAATAGGAAGTTTTTTTTCTATGGCTAAAGAATTTCCTTCTAAATGGAATTGGGATATTTTTTGGACTTTTACTGCTACTTTATCCATTTGGATAGCTTTTTTAAATTTATTTCCTATTCCATCATTAGATGGAGGTTATATGTTATTTATCATAATAGAAATGATATCAAAAAAGAAAATAAATGAAAAAATTATTGAACGATGCACCATTTTTGGATTTTTGATAATTAGTTTAATTATGATATTTATCGTTATTTGGGATATTTTAAAAGTTTTTTTTTACTGA
- a CDS encoding GTPase yields MIINKLAIIGNPNVGKTSLFNKIHWT; encoded by the coding sequence ATGATTATTAATAAATTAGCCATCATTGGAAACCCAAATGTAGGTAAAACTTCTTTGTTTAATAAAATTCACTGGACTTAA
- a CDS encoding FeoB small GTPase domain-containing protein — MIDEAEKKGIFIDIKKLKELFFTEIVTINARKGIGLEKTKKVIKNFNQKTKKHNFF; from the coding sequence ATGATAGACGAAGCAGAAAAAAAGGGAATATTTATTGATATAAAAAAACTAAAAGAACTTTTTTTTACAGAAATTGTTACAATCAATGCCAGAAAAGGAATAGGATTAGAAAAAACAAAAAAAGTAATAAAAAATTTTAATCAAAAAACAAAAAAACATAATTTTTTTTAA
- a CDS encoding D-alanine--D-alanine ligase gives MKKIAVVMGGYTKESEVSIKSGEVVYENLCRNKFDPYRIYIFEERWFMKDEKNNEYPINKYNFTVNIGKNRVIQFDCVFNAIHGTPGEDGILQAYFELLKIPYTGCNFHHANVTFNKKYCLTLLKHFGVHTAEFFFLNKKNQCFCIEKILKKVGLPCFVKPNKSGSSLGISKVYEKKYFLNAVEKAFQEDEEIIIESFLKGREVSVGVFSFDKKIYVLPITEIISQNDFFDFESKYSGKSQEITPAKLLPSVEKKIRKLAKKVYQFLNLSGISRSEYIIVNEEPFFLEINTVPGLSKESIFPKQLEIYGISLSDLFKNAIYSSLK, from the coding sequence ATGAAAAAAATAGCAGTTGTTATGGGTGGATATACAAAAGAGTCTGAAGTATCGATAAAAAGCGGAGAAGTTGTTTATGAAAATTTATGCAGAAATAAATTTGATCCTTATCGGATTTATATTTTTGAAGAAAGATGGTTTATGAAAGATGAAAAAAACAACGAATATCCTATCAACAAATATAATTTTACTGTTAATATAGGAAAAAATAGGGTTATTCAGTTTGATTGTGTATTTAATGCTATACATGGGACTCCAGGAGAAGATGGAATTTTACAAGCTTATTTTGAGTTATTAAAAATACCTTATACAGGATGTAATTTTCATCATGCTAATGTGACTTTTAACAAAAAGTATTGTTTGACTTTATTAAAACATTTTGGGGTTCATACCGCAGAATTTTTCTTTTTAAATAAAAAAAATCAATGTTTTTGTATAGAAAAAATTTTAAAAAAAGTAGGACTTCCTTGTTTTGTTAAACCTAATAAATCAGGATCTAGTTTGGGAATCAGTAAGGTCTATGAAAAAAAATATTTTTTAAATGCAGTAGAAAAGGCATTTCAAGAAGATGAAGAGATTATCATTGAATCTTTTCTTAAAGGAAGAGAAGTTTCTGTAGGAGTTTTTTCATTCGATAAAAAAATTTATGTTTTACCTATAACAGAAATTATTAGTCAAAACGATTTTTTTGATTTTGAATCAAAATATTCTGGAAAATCTCAAGAAATAACCCCAGCAAAATTACTTCCAAGTGTAGAAAAAAAAATACGAAAATTAGCGAAAAAAGTATATCAATTTCTAAATTTATCTGGAATATCTAGATCTGAATATATCATTGTGAATGAAGAACCATTCTTCTTGGAAATTAATACTGTTCCAGGTCTTTCAAAAGAAAGTATTTTTCCTAAACAATTAGAAATATATGGAATATCTTTGTCTGATTTATTTAAAAATGCAATATATTCATCTTTAAAGTAG
- a CDS encoding PASTA domain-containing protein — MNYSKYVVIFIINLLVSVLALYKITYFALKWVDIYTKHDSSVIVPDLRHLTLSQSISILKKLGLKYNIDTSHYDPNFKPYQIISFTPGPGDKVKEGRHIYLQVNSKYTQYTVLPNIINKNKNQAIKLLHANHIAVKEIKYINDLYNKDSVLKVFYKDKLIQSGYIFPPYQDGITLIIGKGYEKNNSLVPNVIGMSLNTATSTLNSRLFYVINFYYDHTISNNNAKVYCQKPSPGTMQEDKNKPIELWLSSKELLDSLIQIEEKTEKEKILSKKNENEKHK; from the coding sequence ATGAATTATTCAAAATATGTCGTAATTTTTATTATAAACTTATTAGTCTCTGTATTAGCATTATACAAAATCACTTATTTTGCATTAAAATGGGTGGATATTTATACAAAACATGATTCTAGTGTCATAGTTCCTGATTTACGTCATCTAACTTTATCTCAATCTATATCCATTCTTAAAAAATTAGGATTAAAATATAACATAGATACATCACATTATGATCCTAATTTTAAACCTTACCAAATTATTTCTTTTACTCCAGGACCTGGAGATAAGGTTAAGGAAGGGAGACATATATATTTACAAGTAAATTCTAAATATACCCAATATACAGTTTTACCTAATATTATAAATAAAAATAAAAATCAAGCTATAAAATTACTTCATGCTAATCACATAGCAGTAAAAGAAATTAAATATATTAATGATCTATATAATAAAGATTCAGTTTTGAAAGTTTTTTATAAAGACAAATTAATTCAATCTGGATATATATTCCCTCCTTATCAAGATGGAATTACTTTGATAATCGGAAAAGGATATGAAAAAAATAATTCATTAGTTCCCAATGTTATTGGAATGTCATTAAATACTGCTACTTCCACTTTAAATAGTAGATTATTTTATGTAATAAATTTCTATTATGATCATACGATTTCTAATAATAATGCAAAGGTATATTGTCAAAAACCTTCTCCTGGAACAATGCAAGAAGATAAAAATAAACCTATCGAACTTTGGTTAAGTTCAAAAGAATTATTAGATAGTTTAATACAAATAGAAGAGAAAACGGAAAAAGAGAAAATTTTATCCAAAAAAAATGAAAATGAAAAACATAAATAA
- a CDS encoding RluA family pseudouridine synthase, whose product MKNINKYKIFADKNQEEIRIDQFLKQKTKNFSRNQIQKFVHSGKILVNQHIVKKNYKIKPLDLIEVKISDNLVSIPIVDHLEYENIYEKKMDLDIIYEDEDVIVINKPAGMVVHPGCGNEKFSLIHGIKYHLINSKSNHSNLYRVGLIHRLDKDTSGLLVLAKNELAQKCLFQQFYYRTIQRQYIALIWGDLIEEKGTITGFIGRDPKNRKRMTLFKDEKYYKGKYSITHYQVLERFKYLTYVSCHIKTGKTHQIRAHFKHLGHPLFHDSIYGGSRIFTNKKCSNKNREVFKTCLQILQRQALHAISLSFIHPKNRKCHFFCPIPEDFKKVLQTFRNKLLK is encoded by the coding sequence ATGAAAAACATAAATAAATACAAAATATTTGCAGATAAAAATCAAGAAGAAATTAGAATAGATCAATTTTTGAAACAAAAAACAAAAAATTTCAGTAGAAATCAAATTCAAAAATTTGTTCATTCAGGAAAAATATTAGTAAACCAACATATTGTAAAAAAGAATTATAAAATAAAACCTTTAGACCTTATAGAAGTAAAAATTTCTGATAATCTTGTTTCTATTCCTATTGTAGATCATTTAGAATATGAAAATATTTATGAAAAAAAAATGGATCTTGATATCATTTATGAAGATGAAGACGTTATTGTAATCAATAAACCTGCAGGAATGGTCGTTCATCCAGGTTGTGGAAATGAAAAATTTTCATTAATTCATGGAATTAAATATCATTTAATAAACTCAAAATCAAATCATTCAAATTTATATAGGGTAGGATTGATTCACCGATTAGATAAAGATACATCTGGTTTATTAGTTTTAGCTAAAAATGAATTAGCTCAAAAATGTTTATTTCAACAATTTTATTATAGAACAATTCAAAGACAATATATAGCTTTAATATGGGGAGATCTTATTGAAGAAAAAGGAACTATAACTGGTTTTATTGGAAGAGATCCTAAAAATAGAAAAAGAATGACTCTTTTTAAAGATGAGAAATATTATAAAGGAAAATATTCAATAACACACTATCAAGTATTAGAACGGTTCAAGTATTTGACATATGTTTCTTGCCATATAAAAACAGGAAAAACACATCAAATTAGAGCTCATTTTAAACATTTAGGACATCCATTATTTCATGATTCAATTTATGGAGGAAGTAGAATATTTACAAACAAAAAATGCTCTAATAAAAATAGAGAAGTTTTTAAAACTTGTCTACAAATTTTACAAAGACAAGCTTTACATGCTATTTCACTTTCTTTTATCCACCCGAAAAATAGAAAATGTCATTTTTTTTGTCCCATTCCTGAAGATTTTAAAAAAGTTCTACAAACTTTTAGAAATAAATTATTAAAATAA
- the mgtE gene encoding magnesium transporter codes for MKINLNDSKFINNQTISSLLKIIQSHPNDVVQILNLLELWKSLSIFKVLDFSIKKKIIKEISSFKKMEFINHLVIYDHVFLRNLPKDLLKDLIKYLNPEDNKRNTLISYLGYPKSSITRFMRPCYVSVQKTWNVQNVLDYIRKKVKNIDIIDIIYIIDEKGRLINDIKIQEFLLVDINTKIFHLIDHKNPPVYLNVKDTEKRAFKTFSIINNRRGSLPVIDDKNFLLGVVTISDILWILNENYKGNKKIKNPFSFKDYPLLNNNKSYLNVPLFRLIKKRAEWLVLLFIGEMLTTTVMQEFSSIIEKAVVIALFIPLVVSSGGNSGSQAASLIIQAMALGEVKIKDWWIVMKREIICGFFLGCILGLTGFIRVIAWHNINLFDYGPHCMLVGLTVFFSLIGVVLWGTFSGSMFPFIIKKFRGDPASSSAPFVATLVDVIGLIIYFSISYVLLHGILF; via the coding sequence ATGAAGATTAATTTAAATGATAGTAAATTTATAAATAATCAAACTATTAGTAGCTTATTAAAAATTATTCAGTCTCATCCAAATGATGTAGTACAAATATTAAATTTGTTAGAATTATGGAAATCTCTATCTATTTTTAAAGTGTTGGATTTTTCTATCAAAAAAAAAATTATAAAAGAAATATCTTCGTTTAAAAAAATGGAATTTATAAATCATTTGGTAATCTATGATCATGTTTTTTTAAGAAATCTTCCTAAAGATCTTTTAAAAGATTTAATTAAATATTTAAATCCAGAAGATAATAAACGAAATACATTAATATCTTATTTAGGATATCCTAAAAGTAGTATAACTCGTTTTATGAGACCATGCTATGTATCAGTGCAAAAAACTTGGAATGTTCAAAATGTTTTAGATTATATACGGAAAAAAGTGAAAAATATCGATATCATCGATATTATATATATAATTGATGAAAAAGGTAGATTAATAAATGATATCAAAATACAAGAATTTTTATTAGTCGATATAAATACTAAAATATTCCATTTAATAGATCATAAAAATCCTCCCGTATATTTAAATGTTAAAGATACAGAAAAGAGAGCTTTTAAAACCTTTTCTATAATAAATAATAGAAGAGGATCACTTCCAGTGATTGATGATAAAAATTTTTTATTAGGAGTAGTAACTATATCCGATATTTTATGGATTTTAAATGAAAATTATAAAGGAAATAAAAAAATAAAAAATCCTTTTTCTTTTAAGGATTATCCTTTATTAAATAATAATAAATCTTATCTCAATGTTCCTTTATTTAGATTAATAAAAAAAAGAGCTGAATGGTTAGTTTTATTATTTATAGGAGAAATGTTAACAACAACAGTTATGCAAGAATTTTCAAGTATTATAGAAAAAGCGGTAGTTATTGCTTTATTTATTCCTTTAGTTGTTTCCAGTGGAGGAAATAGTGGATCTCAAGCAGCAAGTTTAATTATTCAAGCAATGGCTTTGGGGGAAGTAAAAATAAAAGATTGGTGGATTGTTATGAAAAGAGAAATTATTTGTGGTTTTTTTTTAGGTTGTATTTTAGGATTAACAGGTTTTATACGTGTTATAGCATGGCATAATATTAATTTATTTGATTATGGACCTCATTGTATGTTAGTAGGACTTACTGTTTTTTTCTCTTTAATTGGAGTAGTATTATGGGGGACCTTTAGTGGATCTATGTTTCCTTTTATAATTAAAAAATTTAGGGGAGATCCCGCTAGCTCTTCTGCCCCTTTTGTTGCTACACTAGTAGATGTGATTGGTTTAATTATATATTTTTCTATATCTTATGTTCTTTTACATGGAATTTTATTTTAA